From Natator depressus isolate rNatDep1 chromosome 7, rNatDep2.hap1, whole genome shotgun sequence, the proteins below share one genomic window:
- the LOC141991438 gene encoding cystatin-like yields the protein MWVGPSQGVGLHAYILAPHPQLWPFSAMALPAAVAGPWLCFLLLLGIPLTLGTPIAGGLQNVPVSDPEVQQAAHAAEQTYNQRSKSPYYSQGLQVLSAQRQVVSGLMLHLTMELVETLCRKSQDGPVDLSKCPLPPPPQQKKVRCEFQIWSQPWLKRTQIGQQCNSVSH from the exons ATGTGGGTGGGGCCATCCCAGGGGGTGGGACTCCATGCCTATATCTTAgcaccccatccccagctctggccatTCTCAGCCATGGCACTCCCTGCAGCAGTGGCAGGTCCCTGGTTGTGCTTCCTGCTCCTCCTGGGGATTCCCCTCACTCTGGGGACCCCTATTGCTGGGGGGCTGCAGAATGTGCCAGTGTCAGACCCAGAAGTCCAGCAGGCGGCTCACGCAGCTGAACAGACCTACAACCAGCGCAGTAAGAGCCCCTACTacagccaggggctgcaggtgCTGAGCGCCCAGAGACAG GTCGTGTCTGGGCTCATGCTACATCTGACCATGGAGCTGGTGGAGACACTGTGCAGGAAAAGCCAGGATGGACCCGTGGATCTCAGCAagtgccccctgccgcccccaccCCAACAGAAG AAAGTGCGCTGTGAGTTCCAGATCTGGTCTCAGCCCTGGCTCAAGAGGACACAGATAGGTCAGCAATGCAACTCGGTCAGTCACTGA
- the CTSF gene encoding cathepsin F gives MLLPLGLVGLVLPAALGAAPGAGALRALEAALDPAALEAARFALESYSRAAEQRGGPARLGVIRRAQAQVVNGIKYYLDVTLLKSPCSQYGFTNQDADICENSAEPEQISCHFEVWSQPWMNRKRLVKQECRPAEPSEKVQSAAPLEPEEPTHAKTPEEPVRLEALSQNASVPLISLFKDFLTTYKKSYKDERETERRLQIFAENLEKARTIQELDQGTAEYGVTKFSDLTEEEFRSLYLNPLLAKLPARPMKPAAIPSDPPPAEWDWRERGAVTDVKDQGMCGSCWAFSVTGNVEGQWFLRRGSLVSLSEQELVDCDGLDHACGGGLPSNAYEAIERLGGLETEGDYSYEGHKQSCSFSATKVAVYINSSVEISRDETEIAAWLAKNGPISIALNAFAMQFYRRGVSHPFRLLCNPWMIDHAVLLVGYGTRDRTPFWAIKNSWGKNWGEQGYYYLYRGSRACGMNTMCSSAVVD, from the exons ATGCTGCTGCCGCTGGGGCTAGTCGGGCTCGTGCTGCCCGCGGCGCTGGGGGCTGCTCCGGGAGCCGGGGCGCTGCGGGCGCTGGaggctgccctggaccctgcGGCCCTGGAGGCGGCTCGCTTCGCCCTGGAGAGCTACAGCCGGGCAGCGGAGCAGCGCGGGGGGCCGGCCCGGCTAGGGGTCATCCGGCGGGCGCAGGCCCAG GTGGTGAATGGGATCAAGTACTATCTGGATGTGACCCTGCTGAAGTCACCATGCAGCCAGTATGGATTCACAAACCAGGATGCCGACATCTGTGAAAATTCAGCGGAGCCGGAGCAAATA TCTTGTCACTTTGAGGTCTGGAGTCAGCCATGGATGAACAGGAAGAGGCTGGTGAAGCAGGAATGTCGTCCAGCTG AGCCATCAGAGAAGGTCCAAAGTGCAGCCCCCCTGGAGCCAGAGGAGCCGACTCATGCAAAGACACCAGAAGAGCCAGTTCGCTTGGAGGCCCTTTCCCAG AATGCATCCGTCCCGCTGATCTCACTGTTCAAAGACTTCCTGACCACCTACAAGAAGAGCTACAAGGATGAAAGAG AAACCGAGAGGCGTTTGCAGATCTTTGCGGAGAACCTGGAAAAGGCTCGGACGATCCAGGAGCTGGACCAGGGCACGGCCGAGTACGGAGTCACCAAGTTCAGCGACCTGACGG AGGAGGAATTTCGCTCCCTGTACCTGAATCCGCTGCTGGCTAAACTCCCGGCCCGGCCCATGAAACCGGCTGCCATCCCCAGCGACCCGCCTCCTGCCGAATGGGACTGGCGGGAGCGTGGGGCCGTCACTGACGTCAAGGACCAG GGTATGTGCGGCTCCTGCTGGGCTTTCTCTGTCACCGGCAACGTGGAAGGACAGTGGTTCCTGCGCCGGGGGTCTCTCGTCTCACTCTCGGAGCAGG agctggtggaCTGCGATGGACTGGACCATGCCTGCGGAGGGGGACTGCCTTCCAATGCGTATGAGGCCATTGAGCGGCTAG GTGGCCTGGAGACAGAGGGTGACTATAGCTACGAGGGCCACAAGCAGAGCTGCAGCTTCTCCGCCACCAAGGTGGCCGTCTACATCAACAGCTCTGTGGAGATCTCCCGCGATGAGACTG AGATCGCGGCATGGCTGGCGAAGAATGGACCCATCTCCATTGCACTCAATGCTTTCGCTATGCAG TTCTACAGGAGGGGGGTCTCCCACCCCTTCAGGCTCCTTTGCAACCCCTGGATGATTGACCACGCGGTGCTGCTGGTGGGGTATGGGACAC GTGACCGCACCCCCTTCTGGGCCATCAAAAACAGCTGGGGCAAGAACTGGGGCGAGCAG ggCTACTACTACCTGTACCGGGGCAGCAGAGCCTGCGGGATGAACACCATGTGCAGCTCAGCTGTGGTGGACTAG
- the BANF1 gene encoding barrier-to-autointegration factor isoform X2 produces the protein MSSTSQKHRDFVAEPMGEKPVGTLAGIGDVLGKKLADKGFDKAYVVLGQFLVLKKDEELFREWLKDTCGANAKQSRDCSGCLREWCDAFL, from the exons ATGTCGTCCACCTCCCAGAAGCACCGGGACTTTGTGGCTGAGCCCATGGGGGAGAAGCCCGTGGGAACTCTGGCCGGAATTGGGGATGTTCTTGGAAAGAAGCTGGCGGACAAAGGCTTTGACAAG GCATATGTGGTACTTGGACAATTCCTGGTTCTGAAGAAAGATGAAGAACTCTTCCGGGAATGGCTGAAAGACACGTGTGGAGCCAACGCCAAGCAATCCAGAGACTGTTCTGGCTGCCTGCGGGAGTGGTGCGACGCCTTCTTGTGA
- the BANF1 gene encoding barrier-to-autointegration factor isoform X1, translated as MGREEARGPAWPGRGSGGCAGAAGGRLGGSGGAAASGADQAPASMSSTSQKHRDFVAEPMGEKPVGTLAGIGDVLGKKLADKGFDKAYVVLGQFLVLKKDEELFREWLKDTCGANAKQSRDCSGCLREWCDAFL; from the exons ATGGGGCGCGAAGAGGCGCGCGGCCCGGCGTGGCCTGGAAGAGGAAGTGGTGGGTGCGCAGGCGCGGCAGGTGGCCGGTTGGGCGGGAGCGGCGGTGCAGCAGCGAGTGGAGCCG ATCAAGCACCAGCCAGTATGTCGTCCACCTCCCAGAAGCACCGGGACTTTGTGGCTGAGCCCATGGGGGAGAAGCCCGTGGGAACTCTGGCCGGAATTGGGGATGTTCTTGGAAAGAAGCTGGCGGACAAAGGCTTTGACAAG GCATATGTGGTACTTGGACAATTCCTGGTTCTGAAGAAAGATGAAGAACTCTTCCGGGAATGGCTGAAAGACACGTGTGGAGCCAACGCCAAGCAATCCAGAGACTGTTCTGGCTGCCTGCGGGAGTGGTGCGACGCCTTCTTGTGA